A DNA window from Plasmodium vinckei vinckei genome assembly, chromosome: PVVCY_10 contains the following coding sequences:
- a CDS encoding calcium-dependent protein kinase, putative, producing the protein MGNIIKKLLKSYNNVGNKKNEYKFGKILGCGSFGVVRECINKETNEIYAVKIIKKKKKHKKNSNFEKMVKNEINYLSIMSHENIIKLKDFFEDKNKFYIVLEKCEGGELFYKIVKNKCLLESESIQIVRQVCCTLEYLHSNNIIHRDIKAENFLFKNKNAENIKLIDFGMAKTVNCEYLTELCGSPHYISPELIRKKYTLSSDIWALGVMVFFMLTGKYPFEGKDTQKVVDEILNKNINWKDKEFSSLSVEAIDFLKKLLERNERKRLTAFEALNHPWIKLEME; encoded by the exons ATgggaaatataattaaaaaattactaaagagttataataatgtaggaaataaaaaaaatgaatataagtTTGGGAAAATATTAGGGTGTGGATCTTTTGG gGTTGTAAGAGAATGTATTAACAAAGAGACAAACGAAATATATGCtgttaaaataattaaaaagaaaaaaaaacataaaaaaaattcaaattttgaaaaaatggttaaaaatgaaataaattatttatctaTAATGAGCCacgaaaatattataaaactcaaagatttttttgaagataaaaataagttttATATAGTTTTAGAAAAATGTGAAGGGGgagaattattttataaaattgttaaaaataaatgtttatTGGAAAGTGAATCAATTCAAATTGTTCGTCAG GTTTGTTGTACCTTGGAGTATTTACATTCAAACAATATTATTCATAGAGATATTAAG gcggaaaattttttatttaaaaataaaaatgcagaaaatataaaattaatagacTTTGGAATGGCTAAAAcg GTTAATTGTGAATATTTAACTGAGTTATGTGGGTCACCTCATTATATTTCCCCCGAATTGATAAg aaaaaaatatacattgtCATCAGATATTTGGGCCCTTGGTGTAAtggttttttttatgttaacAGGGAAATATCCATTTGAAGGAAAAGACACACAAAAAGTTGTA GATGAAATACTAAACAAGAATATCAATTGGAAAGACAAAgaattttcttcattatcaGTTGAG gCCATAGACTTTCTAAAAAAACTTCTTGAACGCaatgaaagaaaaaggCTCACAGCATTTGAAG CCCTCAATCATCCATGGATTAAATTGGAAATGGAAtaa